Proteins encoded by one window of Mariniplasma anaerobium:
- the yaaA gene encoding S4 domain-containing protein YaaA: protein MKKFKINSDFITLGQFLKATDYIGSGGEAKFFLLQQEVFVNHERRTERGKKLYHGDQVMIFETVHYIVNDTKHTS, encoded by the coding sequence ATGAAAAAATTCAAAATTAACTCAGATTTTATAACTTTAGGTCAGTTTCTAAAAGCAACAGATTATATTGGATCTGGTGGAGAAGCTAAGTTTTTTTTATTACAACAAGAAGTTTTTGTTAATCATGAAAGAAGAACAGAACGTGGAAAAAAATTATATCACGGTGATCAAGTTATGATTTTTGAAACAGTTCATTATATCGTAAATGATACAAAGCATACTTCTTAA
- the recF gene encoding DNA replication/repair protein RecF (All proteins in this family for which functions are known are DNA-binding proteins that assist the filamentation of RecA onto DNA for the initiation of recombination or recombinational repair.), producing the protein MIQSILLKNFRNHETFKLEINKPFVYIYGENGSGKTSILEGIYFCSTTKSHRTSDEKELIKTNEMFAQVVIKNDDQTYEIVVSKFGKRTKVNHVEKRKLSEFLGHLNVVMFAPNDLELIQGSPLVRRQFMDFELLQVDKSYLNHLNTYKKVLKQRNSLLKKVDIKDDYTFLNILGDQLYEQGIILINQRKQFLDELNILFKANYQKFSQNVVDIIYKPDQDEASFKKHLQKQQRQDILYQTTLTGPHRDDFFIRFNAFDSKTYTSQGETRLIVIALKLALLEWIESKTNHKVVLLLDDVLSELDQQKQDIFLKTLPKQHQIIMNSVMPIDMDHIQMIELTKERTHVKL; encoded by the coding sequence ATGATACAAAGCATACTTCTTAAAAACTTTAGAAACCACGAAACATTTAAGTTAGAAATAAACAAACCCTTTGTCTATATTTATGGAGAAAATGGAAGTGGCAAAACTAGTATTTTAGAAGGTATATATTTTTGTTCAACAACTAAATCTCATAGGACTTCAGATGAAAAAGAATTAATTAAAACAAATGAAATGTTTGCACAAGTAGTTATTAAAAATGATGATCAAACTTATGAAATAGTTGTTTCAAAATTTGGGAAAAGAACAAAAGTAAATCATGTTGAAAAAAGAAAGTTAAGTGAATTTCTTGGACATCTAAATGTGGTGATGTTTGCCCCTAATGATTTAGAGTTAATCCAAGGCTCACCATTAGTTAGACGTCAGTTTATGGATTTTGAGTTATTACAAGTTGATAAATCATATTTAAATCACCTAAATACATATAAAAAAGTCCTAAAACAACGAAATAGTTTGTTAAAAAAAGTAGATATTAAAGATGATTACACATTTTTAAATATTTTAGGAGATCAACTTTACGAACAAGGTATCATACTTATTAACCAAAGAAAGCAATTTTTAGACGAATTAAATATATTATTTAAGGCAAATTATCAAAAGTTTAGTCAAAATGTGGTCGATATTATATATAAACCTGATCAAGATGAGGCAAGTTTTAAAAAACATTTGCAAAAACAACAACGACAAGACATTTTGTATCAAACAACACTAACTGGACCCCACAGAGACGATTTTTTTATAAGGTTTAACGCGTTTGATTCGAAAACATATACCTCGCAAGGTGAAACAAGATTAATCGTCATAGCGTTAAAATTAGCGCTTTTAGAATGGATAGAATCAAAGACAAATCATAAAGTTGTTCTACTACTTGATGATGTATTATCAGAGTTAGATCAACAAAAACAAGATATATTTTTAAAAACTTTACCAAAACAACATCAAATCATCATGAATAGTGTGATGCCCATCGATATGGATCACATTCAAATGATTGAATTAACAAAGGAGCGTACACATGTCAAATTATGA
- the gyrB gene encoding DNA topoisomerase (ATP-hydrolyzing) subunit B, protein MSNYDASNIQILEGLEAVRKRPGMYIGSTGARGLHHLVWEIIDNSIDEALGGYATNIKLEILEGNIIKVTDDGRGIPVDLHPKTNRPAVETILTSLHSGGKFDGKSYKVSGGLHGVGASVVNALSEWFIVEIHRNDKNYQQRYERGFPMTDVIEIGDSVHTGTIITFKADHLVFTETGVYDYEILRSRVQQLAFLNRGIKITIIDARGNEPVEISYHYEGGIVEYVGFLNKGKGKVNQDIIYTEKELDGVTLEIAMQYNDSYATNIYSFANNIPTHEGGMHEDGYKLALSRVISKYANENNLLKKDDSLIGEDTREGLTAIVSVKHPDPQFEGQTKTKLGNPEVRQIASQITGEGLERYLSENPVDAKAIIEKSLLASRARLAAKKAREATRRKSPLDQLGFASKLADCRSKDPQISEVYIVEGDSAGGSAKQGRESEYQAILPLRGKVLNVEKARLDKILSNKEILSMIQAIGTGIGEEFDPEKTRYHKIVIMTDADTDGGHIRTLLLTFFYRYMKPLIDLGYIYIAQPPLYKVQQGRRVEYVYTDDQLNTLLAEMGGRPSIQRYKGLGEMNPEQLWETTMDPETRTLLQVSLKDALDADMVFSMLMGEEVEPRKNFIQENAIYADNIDA, encoded by the coding sequence ATGTCAAATTATGATGCATCGAATATTCAAATTTTAGAGGGATTAGAAGCTGTTAGAAAGCGTCCTGGTATGTATATTGGTAGTACCGGAGCTAGAGGACTACATCATTTAGTTTGGGAAATTATTGATAATTCAATTGATGAAGCTTTAGGCGGATATGCGACTAACATTAAACTAGAAATCTTAGAAGGCAATATCATTAAAGTAACTGATGATGGCCGTGGGATTCCAGTGGATCTTCATCCAAAAACAAATAGACCAGCGGTTGAAACGATTTTAACATCGCTTCACTCAGGTGGTAAGTTCGATGGCAAATCATATAAAGTATCAGGTGGACTACACGGTGTAGGTGCATCTGTTGTTAATGCTTTATCTGAGTGGTTTATTGTTGAAATTCATAGAAATGATAAGAATTATCAACAACGTTATGAACGTGGTTTTCCAATGACAGATGTTATTGAAATTGGTGATAGTGTACATACAGGAACGATCATAACTTTTAAAGCAGACCATTTAGTGTTTACTGAAACTGGAGTTTATGATTATGAAATATTAAGAAGTAGAGTTCAACAACTTGCGTTCTTAAATAGAGGCATTAAAATTACAATTATCGATGCTAGAGGCAATGAACCTGTTGAAATAAGTTACCATTACGAAGGTGGTATTGTTGAGTATGTAGGTTTTTTAAACAAAGGTAAAGGTAAAGTCAATCAAGATATTATTTATACAGAAAAAGAATTAGATGGTGTTACATTAGAAATCGCGATGCAATATAACGATTCTTATGCTACAAATATTTATTCATTTGCAAACAACATACCTACACATGAAGGTGGGATGCATGAAGATGGATATAAATTAGCTCTATCTAGAGTTATTAGTAAATATGCTAATGAAAATAATTTACTTAAAAAAGATGATTCACTTATTGGTGAAGATACAAGAGAAGGATTAACTGCTATCGTATCTGTTAAACATCCAGACCCACAATTTGAAGGACAAACGAAAACTAAATTAGGAAATCCTGAAGTTAGACAAATCGCAAGTCAAATCACTGGTGAAGGATTAGAAAGATATTTAAGTGAAAATCCTGTGGATGCTAAAGCAATTATAGAAAAAAGTCTTTTAGCTTCACGTGCAAGACTTGCTGCTAAAAAAGCAAGAGAAGCAACTAGAAGAAAATCTCCACTTGATCAACTAGGATTTGCATCTAAGTTAGCTGATTGTAGAAGTAAAGATCCTCAAATATCAGAAGTATATATCGTCGAAGGGGACTCTGCGGGTGGTTCTGCTAAACAAGGTAGAGAATCAGAATATCAAGCAATTCTTCCACTACGCGGAAAAGTATTAAATGTTGAAAAAGCAAGATTAGATAAAATTTTAAGTAACAAAGAAATTTTATCAATGATCCAAGCAATTGGAACTGGAATTGGAGAAGAATTTGATCCAGAAAAAACTAGATATCATAAAATTGTAATTATGACCGATGCGGACACTGATGGTGGACACATTAGAACTCTACTTTTAACATTCTTCTACAGATATATGAAACCACTTATTGACCTTGGATATATATATATCGCTCAACCACCGTTATACAAAGTTCAACAAGGTAGACGTGTTGAATATGTCTATACTGATGATCAACTAAATACACTACTTGCTGAAATGGGTGGAAGACCATCTATACAAAGATATAAAGGTCTTGGTGAAATGAATCCTGAACAATTATGGGAAACAACAATGGATCCTGAAACTAGAACACTTTTACAAGTATCCTTAAAAGATGCACTTGATGCAGATATGGTATTTAGTATGTTGATGGGTGAAGAAGTTGAACCTAGAAAAAACTTTATTCAAGAAAATGCAATTTATGCAGATAATATTGACGCATAG